In Rhizoctonia solani chromosome 7, complete sequence, one DNA window encodes the following:
- a CDS encoding Zinc finger, BED-type predicted, producing the protein MIIPRHPRHIALRRSNVFLTRCIPLAVASSSHLMAGSALPNASLLAAIERLKAATAKLPLSTPEGSNEGIVWRNFSLKPQNITGAIFETIDQAFTRCFSRIPGSNADPLDNILRGSCGMDIVIQFFEECARSPKLDSGASHLTELKVGQLTDLVYARIKSLPQDPQDKPLKKRRHGDSRRHKSVRATKALGAKQGGANSSSDSDFSPHSGASGSESGETSSESEGDDAQPDDNLNMSEVQRHKRKRQKTINSMGSTGGVEDKQSHVNPSTNSIICVGRKRGRSAIVREWAFAHHNKPEASFYPNTNRPAWAYKCKYCPSVHHFPRTQEDVSKEKISATNLAGHLKSCEKLPTQYKLTVKQRTNRHAETLTLAQASLGEMFKSANPRPGPIVITPLAFRSVLIQGVVRDNYPLTFGEGRGMRQVFAMVSPDLDLPVHSTMRKDLNKLYEVLSRRVRQVLSAQNSRFAITSDAWTSKSFVYSLGGVVVTFIDKSWNMQEFVLDIVHLDADHTGAGMGRRIFRSLDHMNAARNVIASVTDNASNNRTMNNELSAWLSKKYGFRLNVSHMSVTCLCHALHLVCGAILSNLKAMDPIENDETYSLAKAFEEGKILEQSAEVLEEEERLRGEENKLATHPALVDALDEELNNTETVNQPQIVAILDSQPTQVALGDKLNCVQKVHSIVVDITSSAAHRKRMHTITRALGLELRAVIKSVRVRWNSVLAEIRCAILLKAAINQYVATLDDGKTGALLCRARALKRKWTITDDKGDELNELVRILEPFESATQDYSRQGRTVLHLVLPTYAILWEKLTESRIRLSSSLLGSKTAEALVDALKAGEEKLEKYYDLAVKSNLTLLASIFHPGMRLRYFQDTRRWGMLEPQLMKRGEELLEYLYELYKVESASKRNDSNPIPCPCSSESHVGWIDGLLDMSNEVNNLFPEEIQSYLDGKYRYQGGDILVWWKENETHIPILAKIAQDILAIPATSVSVKRLFS; encoded by the exons ATGATAATCCCTCGGCACCCGAGGCATATCGCACTTCGCCGTTCTAACGTTTTCCTAACACGTTGCATCCCTCTTGCAGTTGCTTCAAGCTCTCACCTCATGGCTGGCTCTGCCCTACCAAATGCGTCGCTACTTGCTGCAATTGAACGTCTCAAAGCAGCAACCGCAAAGTTACCCCTATCGACCCCTGAGGGATCGAATGAGGGAATAGTCTGGCGAAACTTCAGTCTCAAGCCGCAAAACATTACAGGAGCCATTTTTGAGACAATAGACCAAGCATTCACTCGTTGTTTTTCTCGTATTCCCGGATCTAACGCCGACCCTCTCGACAATATTCTTCGTGGCTCATGCGGCATGGATATTGTCATCCAATTCTTCGAGGAGTGTGCTCGATCGCCAAAACTGGATTCAGGCGCATCACATCTCACGGAGTTGAAGGTTGGACAACTGACAGACCTTGTCTATGCCCG TATCAAATCACTTCCCCAAGATCCCCAAGACAAACCTCTCAAGAAACGGCGCCATGGTGATAGCCGCCGGCATAAATCTGTCCGTGCAACCAAAGCTTTAGGAGCTAAGCAGGGTGGGGCCAATAGCTCGAGCGACTCGGATTTCAGCCCACACTCTGGAGCCTCTGGCTCCGAATCAGGTGAAACTTCGAGTGAGTCTGAGGGCGATGATGCTCAG CCAGATGACAACTTGAATATGTCCGAGGTACAACGACATAAGAGAAAGCGGCAGAAG ACAATTAACTCGATGGGTAGTACTGGGGGAGTGGAGGATAAACAGAGTCATGTAAATCCGAGTACAAATTCGATTATATGCGTCGGGAGGAAGCGAGGTCGATCTGCAATTGTTCGGGAATGGGCATTTGCTCATCACAACAAACCAGAAGCAAGTTTTTATCCAAATACGAATAGGCCGGCATGGGCCTATAAGTGTAAATACTGCCC ATCAGTACACCATTTTCCTCGGACCCAAGAGGACGTCTCAAAGGAGAAGATAAGTGCCACAAATTTGGCTGGGCATCTCAAATCCTGCGAGAAATTACCAACACAGTACAAATTGACGGTGAAGCAGCGCACAAATCGACATGCCGAAACGCTCACATTGGCTCAAGCGTCCCTTGGCGAAATGTTCAAGTCTGCCAACCCCCGTCCTGGTCCGATTGTCATTACGCCATTGGCATTCCGATCTGTTCTAATCCAGGGAGTTGTGCGGGACAATTATCCCTTAACGTTTGGCGAAGGTAGAGGCATGCGACAGGTGTTTGCAATGGTTAGCCCCGACCTTGACCTACCAGTGCACTCGACAATGCGCAAGGACTTGAACAAACTATACGAGGTGTTGAGCAGACGTGTTCGGCAAGTCTTAAGT GCACAAAACTCACGCTTTGCGATCACAAGTGACGCATGGACAAGCAAGAGTTTTGTGTATTCACTTGGTGGGGTTGTTGTCACATTTATTGACAAGTCCTGGAATATGCAAGAGTTTGTACTGGACATTGTCCATCTTGACGCCGATCACACGGGTGCAGGAATGGGGCGCCGGATATTTAGATCCCTGGACCACATGAATGCGGCAAGAAATGTTATTGCAAGTGTTACCGACAATGCCTCAAATAACCGGACTATGAATAACGAGCTCTCGGCGTGGCTCTCTAAGAAGTATGGGTTTCGCCTCAATGTCAGCCACATGTCTGTTACTTGCCTGTGTCATGCTTTACATCTAGTATGTGG AGCAATTCTCTCGAACTTAAAAGCGATGGATCCAATAGAAAATGATGAGACATATTCCCTTGCTAAAGCATTTGAAGAAGGCAAAATTCTTGAACAAAGCGCTGAAGTcctggaagaagaggagcggCTGCGAGGTGAAGAGAACAAATTGGCTACCCATCCAGCACTAGTTGATGCTTTGGATGAGGAGTTGAACAACACAGAGACCGTGAATCAGCCACAAATAGTAGCAATTCTAGACTCTCAGCCTACTCAGGTTGCGTTGGGTGACAAACTTAATTGTGTACAAAAG GTACATAGTATTGTTGTTGACATTACCTCAAGTGCAGCACATCGAAAGCGAATGCATACAATAACTCGAGCACTTGGCTTAGAGCTGCGTGCAGTGATTAAAAGTGTTAGGGTACGGTGGAACTCAGTGCTTGCAGAAATACGTTGTGCTATTCTCCTAAAAGCG GCAATCAATCAATATGTTGCAACACTGGATGATGGCAAGACTGGGGCTTTGCTTTGTAGGGCGCGTGCTCTGAAGCGCAAATGGACAATTACAGATGACAAGGGGGATGAACTTAACGAACTTGTTAGGATACTTGAG CCTTTTGAATCTGCAACACAAGATTATTCTAGGCAAGGAAGAACTGTGTTACACTTGGTTCTACCAACCTATGCAATACTTTGGGAGAAGCTTACTGAAAGCCGCATACGTCTAAGTTCATCTTTGCTTGGCAGTAAGACAGCAGAGGCTCTAGTCGATGCGCTTAAGGCAGGTGAAGAGAAACTTGAAAAATATTATGATCTAGCTGTAAAAAGCAATCTCACATTGCTTGCTTCAA TTTTTCACCCAGGAATGCGCCTTAGGTATTTCCAAGATACACGCAGATGGGGGATGCTTGAGCCACAGTTGATGAAACGTGGAGAGGAGCTCCTTGAATACTTATATGAGCTATATAAAGTAGAATCAGCCTCCAAGAGGAATGATTCCAATCCAATACCTTGCCCTTGCTCATCAGAATCTCATGTTGGGTGGATTGATGGTCTTTTGGACATGAGCAATGAGGTGAACAATTTGTTCCCAGAAGAAATTCAAAGCTATTTGGATGGAAAATATAGGTATCAAGGCGGAGATATATTAGTTTGGTGGAAG GAGAAT
- a CDS encoding MYND Zn-finger protein: MLLLLPLSILDYAAQHIRRRVVQAGALGVVSCILAVWLKGKGFAIGPSATGFGAPRESRAVRVRRREEALERQRALDLPRALEHATSSNNLRARAIAQPQPRIATTTAPPPALPPPSSEEADEDMSGASSMGPSPSPPPPAIGRSMSNDSDGGYVGVPSLPAPSGPSGAFAVSSGSHARSFDIRTASPIPIASNSSVMGRAISPNTAQSSDASANATPVGSGTPTGSVVVPGRDRSGTVVGRPIWDNEGGPRQVAQPVARPTWSDADETPTREVTTTGRRGTITRRPRRERDTDGDDTEADGDDQTAQQGECRTIGIVDAADGDGTMAMDMTGEGVGVGVVALEQNDDLAMGAPPGAPGAIGTPRARIAPGTELTPRASIATLGAQIEQTAQETPFYETPATLRALVDASNEPKPSAQPLSSTAQSPNVFSLVERFTLRPSPSETTLPRLPHEIQYWVGVIMRNACRKDDQRGGIRQCAKYCGKECQSKAWAEGHRFWCSACEEEDSQTVVARTGSSANTVPPAAVATEVKVPTRRGLTNTVTRALVNIARGMTGRANTTVQQPQAQPVPTNLPTVGPGAGFRFGAAAAEHTEGDGPTQAQGLAGGVQARPGNFQAQLLRYARMAAAARGVRPPIHPQQVGLVHREEELRSSMNLLRRPMQARVDKLKDQRQLGEGAEPNNPWNVVPVQQVSPVPSAPHTTPQHANRPLDGDGDDDMVLE; the protein is encoded by the exons ATGTTATTGTTGTTACCGCTG TCAATATTGGACTACGCGGCTCAACATATCCGACGCCGCGTTGTCCAGGCTGGTGCCCTCGGAGTCGTTAGTTGCATCCTCGCCGTCTggctcaagggcaaaggattCGCAATCG GCCCATCGGCCACTGGTTTCGGTGCTCCTCGAGAGTCCCGTGCAGTTCGCGTGCGCAGGCGAGAAGAGGCCCTCGAACGCCAGCGCGCCCTCGATCTTCCCCGCGCCCTCGAGCACGCAACCTCATCTAACAACCTGCGGGCGCGTGCGATTGCACAACCACAACCTCGCATCGCCACCACCACTGCTCCCCCTCCGGCTCTCCCCCCT CCCAGTTCGGAAGAAGCCGACGAGGATATGAGCGGTGCAAGCAGTATGGGCCCCTCACCAAGTCCTCCACCTCCCGCTATCGGACGAAGCATGTCCAATGATTCGGATGGAGGTTATGTGGGAGTCCCATCGCTCCCCGCACCAAGCGGTCCTTCGGGTGCATTTGCAGTCTCTAGCGGCTCCCATGCGCGCTCATTCGATATCCGCACTGCATCTCCCATCCCCATTGCCTCCAACTCTTCCGTTATGGGCCGTGCCATCTCACCCAACACGGCCCAATCATCCGACGCCTCGGCCAATGCCACCCCTGTTGGCTCGGGCACGCCTACTGGGAGTGTAGTCGTACCTGGACGCGATCGCAGCGGGACCGTCGTCGGGAGGCCCATCTGGGATAATGAAGGCGGGCCAAGGCAGGTCGCTCAACCGGTCGCAAGGCCAACTTGGTCCGATGCGGACGAAACACCCACGCGAGAGGTTACAACCACGGGCAGACGAGGGACGATAACGCGCAGGCCTCGTCGAGAACGAGATACGGATGGGGATGACACTGAAGCTGATGGGGACGACCAAACGGCCCAGCAAGGCGAGTGCCGTACGATTGGCATTGTCGACGCTGCGGATGGAGACGGTACAATGGCGATGGATATGACGGGCGAGGGTGTCGGCGTTGGTGTCGTCGCACTCGAACAAAATGACGACTTGGCGATGGGCGCTCCGCCCGGGGCCCCAGGTGCCATCGGAACTCCAAGGGCTCGGATCGCTCCTGGTACGGAGCTTACGCCCCGAGCGAGCATTGCCACCCTTGGTGCTCAGATAGAGCAAACCGCGCAAGAAACTC CCTTTTACGAAACTCCCGCGACCCTCCGTGCGCTCGTCGACGCGAGTAACGAGCCCAAACCTTCGGCCCAACCGCTCTCCAGTACTGCCCAGTCGCCCAATGTTTTCTCCCTGGTCGAGCGATTCACTCTCCGCCCCTCCCCCTCTGAAACCACTCTCCCCCGGCTCCCCCACGAAATACAATACTGGGTCGGCGTAATCATGCGCAACGCATGCCGAAAAGACGATCAGCGGGGCGGAATTCGACAGTGC GCCAAGTACTGCGGCAAAGAGTGCCAGAGTAAGGCCTGGGCAGAAGGACATCGATTCTGGTGTAG CGCCTGTGAAGAAGAGGACTCCCAGACCGTGGTTGCTCGCACGGGCTCTTCCGCCAACACCGTTCCCCCCGCCGCCGTCGCAACCGAAGTCAAGGTCCCAACCCGACGCGGCCTTACCAACACTGTCACACGTGCATTGGTCAATATCGCCCGCGGGATGACAGGAAGAGCGAACACTACGGTGCAGCAACCGCAAGCACAGCCAGTGCCTACAAACCTGCCAACAGTCGGGCCAGGTGCGGGATTTAGGTTCGGTGCAGCGGCGGCAGAACACACAGAAGGGGATGGGCCGACGCAGGCGCAAGGGTTAGCTGGTGGGGTTCAGGCACGACCAGGGAATTTCCAGGCGCAACTACTGAGGTACGCTAGGATGGCCGCAGCTGCCAGAGGTGTTCGGCCG CCAATCCACCCTCAGCAGGTTGGGCTGGTCCACCGCGAGGAGGAGTTGCGTTCTTCAATGAACCTGCTCAGGCGGCCGATGCAGGCCCGTGttgacaaactcaaggacCAGAGACAGCTCGGCGAA GGCGCGGAGCCAAACAACCCGTGGAACGTTGTCCCCGTACAGCAAGTCTCGCCCGTTCCAAGCGCCCCTCATACAACACCTCAGCACGCAAATCGACCATTGGACGGAGATGGAGACGATGACATGGTTCTCGAGTGA